Below is a genomic region from Synergistaceae bacterium.
CATGGTGTTTTCGGGCGTGCTCGTCGCAGGTCATCTCCATCTCCTCAATGGTGTGCATTTCGTGGGGATTGTCCACCTCGGGCACCCATTTGTCGATGAGGGCGATAACTGCCATTCCGGCAAAAAAAGCGCACGCCGTCGCCCAGGATCCGGCGATTTTTCCCCACTCCGCGACCAGCGAATTTCGTGCCGTGGGGAGGATCTCGTCGAAAGAAACGTAAATCATCACTCCCGCCGAAAAACCCATGCTCAACGCAAGAAAACGCGTATTTGTCTGTTTTGCCAGAAAAGCCAGGGTGGACCCCACACCTGTCGAAAGTCCGGCGAAAACCGTCAGTCCAAATGCCAGTAAAACGTTATTCAGATTTATTGCTTCCATTGTGCTCCTGTTGATCTTTTATTGTTTCATTAGTGCATTTTTGTATTCTCCATCAGGAAACTTTAGGTAAGGTATTCGCTCCCTGGGGCATCAGCCAGGTTTTCAGGGCCGTCCCGTGAGCGGCGTACACTTTTTTCATAGCTTCATCCAGAGTTTTTGAAATTTTGATTCCCGACCCATCCAGAAGTTTGGGATCGATATGGGTTACCAGGTGAAAATCGAAGTGCTCAGCGGCATAGCCGGCGCAGTAACCCACGTATTTGGCTATGGTAAATTCACGCCGCAGTTCAGACTCTCGCTCGTCGGAGTTTTTGAATTTTTGCAGCATCATCTGCATTTCATCGTTGCCGTATCCCTCCACGCAGGAGGCGAGGATCACAATGGCCCCGCCGGGACGGGTGGCGTCCTGCGCGTTGAAAAGCGCCTTTGTGGACTGATAGAAATTGATGTCCTTCGGATATCCGCAGGCGGAGGCGATGGTCAGATCCGAGAGCTGCGAAATCGAAATCTTGTCCGAACTGTCGACGATGCTCCTTCCGGCGTCGTGGGCTTTCTGCCAGTGTCCGGCCACGGCCCAGCCGATTTTTGCCTCCGTGTTCGTGATGACGTTCAGCAGAAAGGAGGGATTCAGTTTTTCCGCGGCCTCATTCATGTCCAGGTGAATGAGATTCCCCTCTTCGTTGCCCCCCCGGCAGACCATGTTGCGCCCGTGGTCGGGAAGGGGTTTGAGAGCCAGAGCGTGGTTCGCCATGACGGTTTCGTAGGCCGAAATGCCTGGAAGCACCGATTTTCTGCCGCCGCCCCATCCGGACATGAAGTGATACACAATGCCGCCCGTGAGAATCACGTGATCGGCGTCTGCCGCAATTTTGTTGATTTTGACCGGCGTCCCCCGGCTGGTGGAGCCGAAATCCTTCATGGGGGCATTCCGGCTGTCGTGGTCGATAATTTTATAACGCCCGTAGAGTTTTTCGCCCAAAAGGATTTTGTGCTCCTCCGGCGTATGTCCTCTGTGCGTCCCCACCCCCGCGAGGAAAAAAATGTCCTCGTCCTTCACGCCGC
It encodes:
- the larA gene encoding nickel-dependent lactate racemase, translated to MGTYELKFGKEKEKIEIPEENLLGVLKSRNVPCAATEEEAVLKALENPIGSPRLSEKVKPGDKICIVTSDLTRAWQHPWVFLPLLVDEIKKGGVKDEDIFFLAGVGTHRGHTPEEHKILLGEKLYGRYKIIDHDSRNAPMKDFGSTSRGTPVKINKIAADADHVILTGGIVYHFMSGWGGGRKSVLPGISAYETVMANHALALKPLPDHGRNMVCRGGNEEGNLIHLDMNEAAEKLNPSFLLNVITNTEAKIGWAVAGHWQKAHDAGRSIVDSSDKISISQLSDLTIASACGYPKDINFYQSTKALFNAQDATRPGGAIVILASCVEGYGNDEMQMMLQKFKNSDERESELRREFTIAKYVGYCAGYAAEHFDFHLVTHIDPKLLDGSGIKISKTLDEAMKKVYAAHGTALKTWLMPQGANTLPKVS